One window from the genome of Thalassospira xiamenensis M-5 = DSM 17429 encodes:
- a CDS encoding D-alanyl-D-alanine carboxypeptidase family protein — MSLMPPIPFKTKLNRVVAGAAIFGSAMAISLTSAYALETTAREAYLMDFDTGTVLLDKNGDALTEPASMTKMMTVHMLFDRIKSGSVSLDDTFHVSEKAWRKGGSKMFVEVNSDVSVNDLLHGIIVQSGNDAAIVVAEGLAGTEEAFAEEMTAEARKIGMTKSVFKNATGWPDESHLVTVHDLAILARDTIRNFPELYKLYAVKEFTYNGIRQPNRNPLLGTSAGVDGMKTGHTETAGYGLTATAERDGRRLILVVNGLGSVRERRTESQKLLDWGFREFDNYDLFDSGEVVSSANVWLGSEAKVDLVTDQDILLTLPRTNRDDMKVSVVYEGPIPAPIAAGQQVATLKVELPGGEPHEFPLYAATEVDRLGFIGRIGAAIKYLLWGANG, encoded by the coding sequence ATGAGTTTGATGCCGCCAATTCCGTTCAAGACAAAACTGAACCGGGTAGTGGCCGGGGCCGCGATATTCGGCTCGGCCATGGCGATATCCCTGACCAGTGCATACGCCCTCGAGACAACTGCACGCGAAGCCTATCTGATGGATTTCGACACCGGTACGGTCTTGCTTGACAAGAATGGTGACGCGCTTACCGAACCGGCATCAATGACCAAAATGATGACGGTTCATATGCTGTTTGATCGCATCAAAAGTGGCAGCGTATCGCTTGATGACACGTTTCATGTTAGCGAGAAAGCATGGCGCAAGGGCGGATCGAAAATGTTCGTCGAGGTAAACTCCGATGTTTCGGTCAACGATTTGCTGCATGGCATTATTGTTCAGTCGGGAAATGACGCCGCCATTGTCGTCGCCGAAGGACTGGCTGGAACCGAAGAAGCCTTTGCTGAGGAAATGACCGCCGAAGCCCGCAAAATCGGTATGACAAAATCCGTGTTTAAAAACGCAACCGGCTGGCCAGATGAAAGCCATCTGGTCACGGTGCACGATCTCGCTATTCTTGCACGCGACACCATCCGGAATTTTCCCGAGCTTTATAAGCTCTATGCCGTAAAGGAATTCACGTATAACGGTATTCGCCAGCCAAACAGGAATCCGCTTTTGGGCACCAGTGCCGGCGTGGATGGCATGAAAACCGGTCACACTGAAACGGCTGGCTATGGCCTGACCGCGACAGCAGAACGTGATGGTCGACGCCTTATTCTTGTGGTGAATGGTCTGGGTTCCGTACGTGAACGCCGGACAGAGTCCCAAAAATTGCTCGATTGGGGCTTCCGCGAATTTGACAATTACGACCTGTTTGATTCCGGCGAAGTTGTAAGCTCAGCCAACGTCTGGCTTGGTTCTGAAGCAAAAGTCGATCTGGTCACCGATCAGGACATTCTTTTGACTCTGCCGCGCACCAATCGTGACGACATGAAAGTTTCGGTCGTTTACGAAGGCCCAATTCCGGCTCCAATTGCTGCGGGACAGCAGGTTGCAACGCTTAAAGTCGAACTTCCAGGCGGAGAGCCGCATGAATTCCCACTTTACGCGGCAACCGAAGTTGATCGCCTTGGCTTTATTGGTCGCATCGGTGCGGCAATCAAATACCTGCTTTGGGGAGCAAACGGGTGA
- a CDS encoding MarR family winged helix-turn-helix transcriptional regulator: MKYISIIYVKSPENVAEYQFYGVLVGQIRTTNSGNCRMDKLHEALISIRRILRASDIHAKKLGKVTGLKTSQLIVLQSLEEFGEMTVGEIAGKVNLAQASATALVDRLQAMNLVMRARGNTDKRKVFVQLTEHGRNVLGRAPMALHDRFSDKFKALDEWEQSFLIAALQRVSGMMDASDYDVAPLLDHEVIVEKGGEPPRSAH, from the coding sequence TTGAAATATATTTCGATCATCTATGTAAAGAGTCCGGAAAACGTTGCAGAGTATCAGTTTTATGGGGTATTAGTTGGTCAAATCAGAACAACAAATTCCGGAAATTGCCGCATGGACAAGTTGCACGAAGCGCTCATTTCAATTCGACGCATTTTACGTGCCAGCGACATTCACGCCAAAAAGCTTGGAAAAGTCACCGGCCTCAAGACATCGCAACTTATTGTCCTCCAGTCTCTTGAAGAATTCGGGGAAATGACCGTTGGGGAAATCGCCGGGAAGGTCAATCTTGCCCAGGCTTCCGCAACGGCGCTTGTCGATAGGCTTCAGGCGATGAACCTCGTGATGCGTGCGCGCGGAAATACAGACAAACGAAAGGTCTTTGTGCAATTGACCGAGCATGGTCGAAATGTTCTGGGTCGTGCACCAATGGCACTTCATGATCGGTTTTCTGATAAGTTCAAGGCGCTTGACGAGTGGGAGCAAAGCTTCCTCATCGCAGCCCTGCAGCGTGTCTCCGGTATGATGGACGCCAGCGACTATGACGTCGCACCACTGCTTGATCATGAGGTAATCGTAGAGAAGGGTGGTGAACCACCCAGATCCGCTCATTGA
- the ectA gene encoding diaminobutyrate acetyltransferase, which translates to MKIATTNGNNGRKANLMIRKPKATDGAAVNELIAECKPLDENSVYCNLLQCSHFADTCVIAELNGEPVGFVSGYIVPENPERLFIWQVAVSPKARGLKLAKSMILEILDRPICHDVTELQTTITSSNAPSQGVFRSVARELETEVKRKVLFERETHFDGASASEILWQIGPFEREDVARVAA; encoded by the coding sequence ATGAAAATTGCCACCACAAACGGCAATAACGGCCGTAAAGCCAATTTGATGATCCGGAAACCCAAGGCCACAGACGGTGCAGCAGTCAATGAATTGATTGCTGAATGCAAGCCGCTGGACGAAAATTCTGTTTATTGCAACCTTTTGCAATGTTCGCATTTCGCAGATACCTGCGTGATCGCAGAACTTAACGGCGAGCCCGTAGGGTTCGTTTCCGGCTACATTGTTCCGGAAAATCCGGAACGTCTGTTTATCTGGCAGGTTGCCGTTTCACCAAAGGCGCGCGGCCTGAAGCTTGCGAAGTCCATGATTCTTGAAATACTTGATCGCCCGATTTGCCATGACGTAACCGAACTGCAGACGACCATCACGTCGTCGAATGCACCGTCACAGGGTGTTTTCCGTTCCGTGGCACGCGAACTGGAGACCGAGGTCAAACGCAAGGTCCTGTTCGAACGCGAAACGCATTTCGATGGCGCATCCGCAAGTGAAATACTTTGGCAGATCGGCCCGTTCGAGCGTGAGGACGTTGCGCGCGTAGCAGCCTGA
- a CDS encoding TatD family hydrolase codes for MNVALVDSHCHLDYPQFSEDLPGTIERARNAGVGMMVSIGVKLSTFENVRAVAAKADHIYCTVGVHPHEAGEEGLSSPDRLIEMASDPKIIGIGESGLDYYYDHAPREAQRQSFRAHIAACRETGLPLIVHTRDADDDTMDILEEEYEKGPFTGVIHCFSSSATLAQRALKIGFYISCSGIITFNSAKEIQAAVADVPLDRLLVETDAPYLAPVPKRGKPNEPSYVAHTAAKLAQIKGVDVQEIARITSDNFFTLFKKADCKNLLSLEAGEQ; via the coding sequence ATGAATGTCGCACTTGTCGACAGCCACTGCCATCTGGATTATCCCCAGTTTTCCGAAGACCTTCCGGGCACAATTGAACGTGCCAGGAATGCTGGTGTCGGTATGATGGTCAGTATCGGCGTCAAGCTTTCGACTTTCGAAAATGTTCGCGCCGTCGCTGCCAAAGCTGACCACATTTACTGCACGGTCGGTGTCCATCCGCACGAGGCGGGCGAGGAGGGGCTTTCATCACCTGATCGCCTGATCGAAATGGCATCCGATCCGAAGATTATCGGTATCGGCGAAAGCGGCCTTGATTATTATTACGATCATGCCCCCCGCGAAGCACAGCGCCAAAGCTTTCGCGCCCATATTGCCGCATGTCGCGAAACCGGTCTGCCATTGATTGTCCACACACGTGACGCAGACGATGACACGATGGATATCCTTGAAGAGGAATATGAAAAGGGGCCGTTTACTGGTGTCATTCATTGCTTTTCAAGTTCGGCGACGCTGGCGCAACGTGCCTTGAAGATTGGTTTTTATATCTCGTGCTCCGGGATTATTACCTTCAATTCCGCAAAAGAAATCCAGGCAGCGGTCGCTGATGTTCCGCTTGACCGTTTGCTTGTGGAAACCGATGCGCCATATCTGGCACCAGTCCCGAAGCGCGGTAAACCAAACGAACCAAGCTATGTCGCACATACAGCGGCAAAACTTGCTCAGATCAAGGGCGTTGATGTTCAAGAAATAGCTCGGATAACCAGCGATAATTTCTTCACACTATTCAAGAAAGCTGATTGCAAGAATCTTCTGTCCCTGGAGGCAGGCGAACAGTGA
- a CDS encoding MBL fold metallo-hydrolase gives MTKITILGCGSSNGVPSVGLGWGKCNPKNPKNRRLRSSILIEQAGKKILVDVTPDFREQALRHDINHVDAVLFTHAHADHVHGIDELRWINVAMHRPINIYASAETISDIDHRFAYVFEPLANGTDFYYKPVLIPHVISGPFEAAGVPITVFRQDHGYGETLGFKVGKFAYSTDVVNFPEESREHLYGLDVWVVDCLRHKPHATHAHLEKALQWVEEFKPKQTYFTHMSILFDYDEAMADTPDHVAPAYDGLVIDLD, from the coding sequence GTGACAAAAATCACCATTCTGGGCTGCGGATCATCAAACGGTGTCCCATCCGTTGGCTTGGGATGGGGAAAGTGCAATCCGAAAAATCCGAAAAACCGTCGTCTGAGAAGTTCAATCCTGATCGAGCAGGCAGGTAAAAAAATCCTGGTCGATGTGACACCGGATTTTCGTGAGCAGGCATTGCGCCATGACATCAATCATGTTGATGCGGTGCTGTTCACACATGCACATGCAGATCATGTCCATGGCATAGATGAGCTTCGCTGGATCAATGTCGCGATGCATCGACCGATCAATATTTACGCGTCTGCCGAAACCATCTCTGACATTGATCATCGTTTTGCCTATGTGTTTGAACCATTGGCCAACGGCACAGACTTTTATTACAAACCTGTGCTGATCCCGCATGTGATATCCGGGCCGTTTGAAGCGGCAGGGGTTCCGATAACCGTTTTCCGTCAGGATCACGGTTACGGTGAAACACTTGGCTTCAAAGTTGGGAAATTTGCCTATTCAACGGACGTGGTCAATTTCCCGGAAGAATCTCGAGAACATCTTTACGGGCTGGATGTCTGGGTTGTTGATTGCCTTCGTCATAAACCGCATGCGACGCACGCACATCTTGAAAAGGCATTGCAGTGGGTTGAGGAATTCAAACCCAAACAAACTTACTTCACGCATATGAGCATTCTTTTTGATTACGATGAAGCAATGGCAGATACGCCGGATCATGTCGCGCCAGCGTATGATGGGCTGGTTATTGATCTGGATTGA
- the tmk gene encoding dTMP kinase — protein MSVVPGLFISFEGGEGSGKTTQIRRLESWFSQRGRAVVVTREPGGSPGAEEIRNLLLTGDPGRWDAVTEALLMFASRRDHVERTIRPALCEGKVVLCDRFADSSVAYQGYGHGLGAEYIRNLWHVAIGDFKPDLTLIFDLPVDVGLKRAGARFANVSAAEDRFERMGSDFHQRLRQGFIDIARENPERCKIIDADSDIDTVSERMISAVSSRLSAQGIG, from the coding sequence GTGAGTGTGGTGCCCGGTTTATTCATCAGCTTTGAAGGTGGTGAAGGCAGTGGCAAAACAACCCAGATACGTCGGCTTGAGAGCTGGTTCAGTCAGCGCGGACGCGCCGTTGTCGTAACCCGAGAACCCGGTGGTTCACCGGGAGCTGAGGAAATCAGAAATCTTTTGCTCACCGGCGACCCGGGACGTTGGGATGCCGTGACGGAGGCGTTGCTGATGTTTGCATCGCGTCGCGACCATGTTGAACGCACCATTCGCCCTGCACTTTGCGAAGGCAAGGTTGTACTGTGTGATCGCTTTGCCGATTCCTCAGTCGCCTATCAGGGATATGGTCATGGTCTTGGCGCAGAATATATCCGCAATCTTTGGCACGTCGCGATTGGCGATTTCAAACCTGATCTGACACTTATTTTTGATCTACCGGTTGATGTCGGTCTGAAACGGGCGGGGGCTAGATTTGCCAATGTTAGTGCGGCAGAAGACCGCTTTGAGCGTATGGGATCAGATTTCCATCAACGGCTTAGACAGGGCTTTATCGATATTGCCCGTGAAAATCCGGAACGCTGTAAAATTATCGACGCCGACAGTGACATCGATACCGTTTCCGAACGCATGATTTCGGCGGTTTCTTCCAGATTATCCGCGCAGGGGATCGGATAA
- a CDS encoding DNA polymerase III subunit delta' translates to MAVDDQEENGTFPTPRRNGHFVGHDDAEKTILDAWNSKRMHHAWLLCGPRGVGKATLAYRMARFVLSGGNEQGGGLFGDAPEGLHVDPENPVFRRIAGGGHGDLKVIERQYDEKKKRLQGEITVDSVRTVGNFMSKTAAEGGWRIVIVDAADELNRNAANAILKVLEEPPANAMMILVAHQPGKLLPTIRSRCRRLNLGVLEDHQVIDLLGRYCSDLDLDDRDALSGLAEGSIGRALQLHDVGGLEFYTEMVRLLAALPDADVLAQHKFSERFSLADRDAAFATVTNLLHWWLGRLIRFAATGQAPREVITGELPAMQRMAAAQPLDQWIEVWEKISELMSATRGLHLDRKQALLNAFFMLEETMRN, encoded by the coding sequence ATGGCTGTTGATGATCAGGAAGAAAACGGTACTTTCCCAACGCCCCGTCGCAATGGCCATTTCGTAGGTCATGACGACGCTGAAAAGACCATTCTGGACGCTTGGAACAGTAAACGCATGCATCATGCATGGTTGTTATGCGGCCCCCGCGGGGTCGGCAAGGCAACACTCGCCTATCGTATGGCGCGTTTCGTTCTTTCTGGTGGCAATGAACAGGGCGGCGGGTTGTTTGGAGATGCTCCCGAAGGACTACATGTTGATCCTGAAAACCCTGTTTTCCGTCGGATTGCAGGGGGTGGGCATGGCGATCTCAAGGTTATTGAACGCCAGTATGACGAAAAGAAAAAGCGTCTGCAGGGGGAAATTACCGTTGATAGCGTTCGTACGGTTGGCAATTTCATGTCAAAAACCGCTGCCGAAGGCGGCTGGCGGATTGTCATTGTCGATGCTGCCGATGAATTGAACCGGAACGCGGCCAATGCGATTCTCAAGGTTCTTGAAGAACCGCCTGCGAACGCAATGATGATCCTGGTTGCGCATCAACCCGGCAAGCTTTTGCCGACGATCCGATCGCGCTGTCGCCGTCTTAATCTTGGTGTTCTTGAAGACCATCAGGTGATCGATCTTCTGGGGCGCTATTGCTCGGACCTTGATCTTGATGACCGTGATGCGTTGTCTGGTCTGGCAGAAGGCAGTATTGGCCGGGCATTGCAACTGCACGATGTTGGCGGGCTTGAGTTTTATACCGAAATGGTCCGTTTGCTCGCGGCATTGCCGGATGCGGACGTGCTGGCACAGCATAAATTTTCAGAACGGTTTTCCCTGGCGGATCGTGATGCCGCCTTTGCCACGGTGACGAACCTCCTGCATTGGTGGCTCGGTCGTCTGATACGCTTTGCGGCAACAGGGCAGGCGCCGCGCGAAGTGATTACGGGGGAATTGCCCGCGATGCAGCGCATGGCCGCTGCGCAACCGCTTGATCAATGGATTGAGGTGTGGGAAAAGATCAGCGAACTGATGAGTGCCACGCGTGGTTTGCATCTTGATCGCAAACAGGCTCTGCTCAATGCGTTCTTCATGCTTGAAGAAACCATGCGAAACTGA
- a CDS encoding ectoine synthase gives MIVRTLKECEASGRRIVADNWESTRLSLADDGMGFSFHITTIYAGTETEICYANHFETVYCISGNGEVETIADGKKYKIVPGTVYILNKHDRHYLRGGTEDMVVACAFNPPLNGRETHDENGVYPLDGDALAS, from the coding sequence ATGATTGTTCGTACACTGAAAGAATGTGAAGCATCCGGTCGCCGTATCGTCGCCGATAACTGGGAAAGCACTCGTCTGTCGCTTGCTGATGATGGCATGGGTTTCTCGTTCCACATCACCACGATCTATGCCGGCACCGAGACCGAAATTTGCTACGCCAACCATTTCGAGACCGTGTATTGCATTTCTGGTAATGGCGAAGTCGAAACCATCGCGGACGGCAAGAAATACAAGATCGTGCCTGGCACAGTTTACATACTCAATAAGCACGATCGTCATTATCTGCGTGGTGGCACTGAGGATATGGTGGTTGCCTGTGCGTTCAACCCGCCGCTTAACGGGCGCGAAACCCACGATGAAAACGGGGTTTACCCGCTTGATGGTGATGCACTCGCCAGCTAG
- a CDS encoding septal ring lytic transglycosylase RlpA family protein, translating into MPRNARKALVQGWNKGRWAAGALAMTVLLAGCAETQLAVHGVKRIGGSQQQAPVQVGSYKIGNPYEIAGQWYYPAADYEYKETGIASWYGPKFHGKKTANGEIFDQYEVSAAHRTLPMPSVVRVTNLENGRSLKVRINDRGPFAHSRIIDMSRRAAQLLGFEQKGTAKVMVEVIEDESRQMAAIAQGKAAPAVTVAEQQTVSAAPRDTVETVQLDNDGPITDSGEPTKSTIRLTPPVEKRATTQSVEQTALDGTVDEGEVVRVEPVSPSSIYVQAGAFSVYDNALNLRNRLYDMAPSKIEPVDVKGTTFYRVRLGPLNTVPEADILLERVIATGQNGAKVVVECADGALQSSVSGC; encoded by the coding sequence ACCGTTTTATTGGCCGGTTGTGCTGAAACGCAACTTGCTGTCCATGGCGTCAAACGTATTGGAGGCTCCCAACAGCAGGCACCAGTGCAAGTTGGCTCTTACAAAATTGGCAATCCTTACGAGATAGCAGGGCAATGGTATTACCCGGCGGCCGATTACGAGTACAAGGAAACCGGTATTGCATCCTGGTATGGCCCGAAATTCCATGGCAAGAAGACCGCGAATGGCGAAATCTTTGACCAGTACGAGGTATCTGCAGCCCACCGTACACTTCCAATGCCAAGTGTGGTGCGTGTGACCAATCTTGAAAATGGACGCTCGCTTAAGGTGCGCATCAACGATCGCGGACCGTTTGCGCATAGCCGTATCATTGATATGTCGCGCCGCGCCGCCCAACTTCTTGGGTTCGAGCAAAAAGGAACGGCCAAGGTTATGGTTGAAGTGATCGAAGATGAAAGCCGGCAGATGGCTGCAATTGCGCAGGGTAAGGCTGCGCCTGCTGTGACAGTAGCAGAACAGCAGACTGTTTCCGCAGCCCCCCGCGATACGGTGGAGACGGTTCAGCTTGATAATGACGGGCCGATTACGGACAGCGGGGAACCAACAAAGTCGACCATCCGGTTAACGCCGCCAGTTGAGAAGAGAGCAACCACACAATCTGTTGAGCAAACCGCACTTGACGGTACGGTTGATGAGGGCGAAGTCGTCAGGGTTGAGCCTGTTTCACCGTCTTCAATCTATGTGCAGGCAGGTGCGTTTTCTGTTTATGACAATGCCCTTAACCTTCGGAACCGCCTGTATGACATGGCACCAAGCAAAATAGAGCCGGTTGACGTAAAGGGAACCACCTTTTACCGCGTTCGCCTTGGACCGTTAAATACCGTTCCGGAAGCTGACATTTTGCTCGAGCGGGTCATTGCCACGGGGCAAAATGGTGCAAAAGTTGTCGTCGAATGCGCCGATGGCGCTTTGCAAAGCAGCGTTTCAGGTTGCTAG
- the ectB gene encoding diaminobutyrate--2-oxoglutarate transaminase codes for MTVFDRLESEVQSYARSFPVTFEKAEGAWLTDTDGKRYLDFLAGAGSLNYGHNHPVLQEKLIDYIKSNGITHGLDMHTKAKAAFLNAMESKVLKPRNMDYKIQFTGPTGTNAVEAALKLARRVKGRETVISFTNGFHGVTLGALAITGNEHHRGAAGVSLDNAVAVPFDGYMGDGADTTEYLDRVLGDNSSGIALPAAIIVETVQGEGGLNAADFDWLRKLEQVCRKHDILLIVDDIQAGCGRTGTFFSFEPAGIKPDMVTLSKSLSAYGLPLAVVLIKPEYDVWHPGEHNGTFRGNNHAFVTAAAALDHFWSDDRFASDIRDKADFLGKRLEQIAERYGDGKIYRKGRGLMQGICFESGEVASKVTKECFAHNLVIETSGPEDEVVKCLVPLIISKEDLAHGLDILEMATAKAMDKEIVAPKAAAE; via the coding sequence ATGACTGTATTTGATCGTCTTGAATCGGAAGTCCAGAGCTATGCTCGCTCCTTTCCTGTTACCTTTGAAAAAGCGGAAGGTGCTTGGCTGACCGATACCGATGGCAAACGTTATCTCGACTTCCTTGCTGGTGCAGGTAGCCTTAACTATGGGCATAATCACCCTGTGTTGCAGGAAAAACTGATCGATTATATCAAATCGAACGGCATTACTCATGGCTTGGATATGCACACCAAGGCCAAGGCTGCTTTCCTGAATGCAATGGAAAGCAAAGTCCTGAAACCACGCAACATGGATTATAAAATCCAGTTTACCGGCCCAACCGGTACCAACGCGGTTGAGGCGGCCCTTAAGCTTGCGCGCCGTGTAAAAGGACGCGAAACCGTGATTTCATTCACCAATGGTTTCCACGGTGTAACACTTGGTGCACTGGCAATTACAGGTAACGAGCATCATCGTGGTGCTGCCGGGGTATCTCTTGATAATGCCGTGGCGGTCCCCTTCGATGGTTACATGGGTGACGGTGCCGACACGACTGAATATCTGGACCGTGTTCTGGGCGACAATTCAAGTGGTATCGCCCTGCCAGCTGCCATCATCGTTGAAACCGTTCAGGGCGAAGGCGGGCTGAACGCTGCTGATTTTGACTGGCTGAGAAAGCTGGAACAGGTCTGCCGTAAGCACGATATCCTGCTGATCGTTGATGATATTCAGGCGGGTTGTGGCCGAACAGGCACCTTCTTCAGCTTTGAGCCAGCCGGGATCAAGCCCGATATGGTGACGCTTTCTAAATCGCTTTCGGCTTATGGTTTGCCGCTGGCGGTTGTTCTGATCAAACCGGAATATGATGTATGGCATCCGGGTGAACACAATGGCACGTTCCGCGGCAATAACCATGCATTTGTGACGGCGGCGGCTGCACTTGATCATTTCTGGTCGGATGACAGGTTCGCTAGCGATATCCGAGACAAGGCCGACTTCCTTGGCAAGCGCCTTGAACAGATTGCCGAACGCTATGGCGATGGGAAAATCTATCGCAAAGGTCGCGGCTTGATGCAGGGTATCTGCTTTGAAAGTGGCGAGGTCGCATCCAAGGTTACCAAGGAATGTTTCGCGCACAATCTGGTTATCGAAACCAGTGGCCCGGAAGACGAAGTCGTCAAATGCCTGGTGCCCTTGATCATTTCCAAAGAAGATCTGGCCCACGGCCTTGATATTCTGGAAATGGCGACCGCCAAGGCAATGGACAAGGAAATTGTTGCACCAAAGGCTGCTGCTGAATGA
- the metG gene encoding methionine--tRNA ligase: MTGHKQPYYITTPIYYVNDKPHIGHAYTTLACDVLARFKRLDGYDVMFLTGTDEHGQKVDKSAAAKGIDPQTFTDQVSQNFRDLAVHMNYSNDDFIRTTEERHKKACQALWNTLLEKGEIYLGSYDGWYSVRDEAFYGEKELIEKDGEKVAPTGAPVEWVSEPSYFFKLSAWGDRLLKFYDDNPSFIAPQSRRNEVISFVKGGMHDLSVSRTSFKWGVPVPGDEDHVMYVWLDALTNYLTAIGYPDADPAKLAKFWPADLHMVGKDILRFHAVYWPAFLLAAGITPPKRVFAHGWWTNEGQKISKSLGNVIDPYDLTDRYGLDQTRYFLLREVPFGNDGDFSHRSMVNRMNSELANDLGNMCQRVLSMIHKNCNASVPTAGDFTEADQAILGKAYGMLDNVRPLFDAQAFHKGIEAIWELVGDANRYVDEMAPWGLKKTDPARMETVLYVLAEVIRHVGILVQPLMPASAAKILDQLVLPVDQRGFEQLGADHALVSGSELPKPEGVFPRYVEAEDEGEKA, translated from the coding sequence ATGACCGGGCACAAACAGCCCTATTACATCACAACACCGATCTATTACGTTAATGACAAGCCGCATATAGGACATGCCTATACCACGCTTGCCTGCGACGTTCTGGCCCGCTTCAAGCGCCTGGACGGTTATGACGTGATGTTCCTGACCGGCACCGATGAACATGGCCAGAAGGTCGACAAATCGGCTGCGGCCAAGGGGATCGATCCGCAAACCTTTACCGATCAGGTCTCGCAGAATTTTCGCGATCTTGCCGTTCATATGAATTATTCAAATGACGATTTCATTCGCACGACCGAAGAACGCCACAAGAAAGCCTGTCAGGCACTCTGGAATACATTGCTTGAAAAGGGCGAAATTTATCTTGGCTCTTATGACGGTTGGTATTCCGTTCGCGATGAGGCGTTCTACGGCGAAAAGGAACTGATTGAAAAGGATGGGGAAAAGGTTGCACCAACCGGTGCCCCCGTCGAGTGGGTTTCCGAGCCCAGCTATTTCTTCAAGCTGTCCGCCTGGGGCGATCGCTTGCTGAAATTCTATGACGACAATCCCAGTTTCATTGCGCCACAGTCACGCCGTAACGAGGTGATCAGCTTTGTAAAGGGTGGCATGCATGATTTGTCGGTATCGCGGACCAGCTTTAAATGGGGCGTACCGGTACCGGGCGACGAAGATCATGTCATGTATGTCTGGCTTGACGCGTTGACCAACTATCTGACCGCGATCGGTTATCCGGATGCGGATCCGGCGAAACTTGCAAAGTTCTGGCCTGCAGATCTGCATATGGTTGGCAAGGATATCCTTAGGTTCCATGCTGTTTATTGGCCAGCATTCCTTTTGGCCGCCGGGATCACGCCGCCGAAACGGGTCTTTGCGCATGGCTGGTGGACCAATGAGGGGCAGAAAATCTCTAAATCGCTTGGAAATGTGATTGATCCCTACGACCTTACAGATCGGTATGGTTTGGATCAGACACGTTATTTCCTGCTGCGCGAAGTTCCTTTCGGTAACGACGGTGACTTCTCGCATCGTTCGATGGTCAACCGCATGAATAGCGAGCTGGCCAACGATCTTGGCAATATGTGCCAGCGCGTCCTTTCGATGATCCACAAGAATTGCAACGCTTCTGTCCCGACCGCAGGTGACTTTACCGAGGCTGATCAGGCCATCCTTGGCAAGGCCTATGGCATGCTTGATAACGTTCGTCCGCTATTTGATGCACAGGCATTTCATAAAGGCATCGAAGCAATTTGGGAATTGGTTGGTGACGCGAACCGCTACGTCGATGAAATGGCTCCTTGGGGCTTGAAGAAGACCGACCCGGCGCGCATGGAAACTGTCCTGTATGTCCTGGCCGAAGTCATTCGTCATGTCGGTATTCTGGTGCAGCCGTTGATGCCCGCATCTGCTGCCAAAATCCTTGACCAGCTTGTTCTGCCGGTCGATCAGCGCGGATTTGAACAGCTTGGCGCAGATCACGCCCTGGTCTCAGGCTCCGAACTGCCAAAGCCGGAAGGCGTATTCCCGCGCTATGTCGAAGCCGAAGACGAAGGAGAGAAGGCATGA